The stretch of DNA ctagaCGGATGGCCATATCCCTGATGTTGCGTTCATAAAATGAAGAGTCGAATCATGCTTCTTTGAAATAAAATCtgcagttattttatttatggcttttgttttatctttaacTGTTCAActtctgttttattaaaaaattatgTAGATCaagtttactttactttattgGTTTTCTTTTAGCAGCCAAATATCAACAGTTTGACCAAATGACTGATGTTATGATACATCCTTAGCTGCTATCACAACCTTAGTTTGGATGGTTTGTATAGAAATTCACTAGATGTTTTCATAGGAATGAAGATGGATGGCTGACTTTGTTCATCATAATTTGTTGTATTCTgtttaacaataaaaatattttgccaCAACTGATACATTTATCTTGagcagcaatatttaaaaaaaaaaggtccaggGTGAAAGTTTATTCTTAAACTTCGGAATTCTTCACActtgaaaacaaattcaaaggtcctgtttgtctttttcagaagCTTTAAAGCAAAGATTATGTGTGATGTCAAGCCTGAAGAAATCTAGAAAATGAGTGGGCTTGTCTGTAGTTTACTGTTGATAAATTATTCTATTTTCATTGATTAACTTCAAATATATGCAAGTTGTTTTGCAGCCATACTTCTCAAACGTTATCCTCTTGATTTGGACTGAGTGTATGTTGTGGCtctttacttatttattttcaataaccAGTGTTTACTAATTAAGTGTTTCATTAATGTTACTCCaaatttgatgttatttttacaCGGATCTTAATTGTTCCAGTTGCTTATGTATTACTATGAAGACCTTGTCCCGTAATTATGATTTATGTCATGAAAACGAGAAATGTGAGAAACGGTTCTGGTCGTTATCAATCATTGCTATTTGAAAGGACAGGCATTATGGTGGTGACCCATTTAACACTGCATCCTATATATCTTTATGAGTATGATATTTTTTCAAGTTATTACTTTGGAAAATGTTggattaaatgttaaaatcttaataataataataaattgtatttataaagcacttttcaagtGCTACCGAGTACAAGACAAGATGAACGGGTAAAAATAGATACAAAGTTTAAGAGGACGCTAAATTTGTGTTAATAGATGTAAACTTTTTCCACTGTGTCCTTCAAAGCATTCTTGTGTTTACATTGTGGGGAATTAAGTAGGAAAAGTTGGCcacgtctttgttttgttttttgacctcACAAAGATGGCGCTTGGCTGGAGTCGCGACTCGCTTCCGGGTCTTGCCTCTCGTCGCGGTGACGTAGGACGCACGTACGTTCACCATACCATCAGTTGGCGTATGATAACAATAAACAACCCCCGAAACAAGAGGTACGCACCGACGGGACCTGTCGCTCCGTTTCAACTCAAACGCAACGAAAACATGAGCCGCGACCGCTACGGACCGTCGCAGTAACGTCTCGTCCCGTAACGCGGCAGCGTCGTCCCGCCTGACACGAAGCATTTTCTGGTTTTGGTGTCGACCCGAGGGGTGAAGCGGAGTTTCGGTTTACCCCTTCCTTAGCCCCCTGTAGCTAGCCGTGGCTCGTTCCTTGTTGTCGCACACTTTGCGCTAGTCTGTTATGCAGTTGCCGGAGGACTGTAGTCGCACTCGTGTTCCTCCGCCGCCCCATCGCTCCCTCTCCCCGCGGTCTCCGGCCCCATGTCTCGCTGGCTGTTCCCCTGGTCGGGCTCGATCAAGAAGCGGGCCTGTCGGTACCTCCTGCAGCACTACCTCGGACACTTTCTGCAGGAGAGACTGAGCCTGGACCAGCTGGGCTTGGACCTGTACAACGGCAGCGGTGTCATCAAGGAGATCAACCTGGACGTGTGGGTGAGTTGTGACTCGGGCAGCAGGGAGGCTGGCTGTCGGCGGCTACAGCGGCAGGCGTCGCGTGTTGTTGTCGGACTCGTGCACCCTCGGCGGTTTCGCAACTGCACTCGAGTTCAACAACAATCTCCGGCGTCGAGCTCACAGACGAGCTCGCGTTTCTTCGAGGAAACGCACTCAGGGGAAACGCATCGCCAGATCAGCTGCATCTGTCACTAGTGTCTGAAcactcagccccccccccccacagacaaGTCCTCCTGCTAACCGGTCACTTCCTTGGCCAACATGAGACAACTGTTATTGCGTTGTTCCCATTTCCTCCTCACAACTGAATCGCTGTGGTTTTCCCCCTCGACTCCAGGCGATCAATGAGCTGTTGGAGTCTCTGGGAGCTCCCCTGGAGATAGTGGATGGTTTCGTGAGCAGCATCACGGTGACCATCCCCTGGCAAGCGCTCCTGACCGATCACTGCACCTTAGAAGTTACTGGTCTTCAGATAACATGTCGACCAAAGTACCGAACCAGTAAGTTCACTCAAAAACATCTTCTCGAGTCAAGGGTTTTTTCTAGGGTTCTGTGCTGTCCCAGTTTCCTGAACCTATTCCGACAAACTACTGATATGCAGAGATAAGTGTGCAAGATTTAGTATTCCAAGTATTATAGTATTCTATTCTAAGTGCAATCCAAACAGGTGTACATATCAGAATGTGAATGGGTTCATTTATCATCTGTGAAGACCTTGTTTGCTCTCTAAATGAAACCACTTCTCCACAGCTACGATTAATCACAATAAGTACATATTATTATCTCTAATCttgtaatatgtaatatttgAGATGAATACATGACACATGCTCGCATTGAATGTATAAAGCTTCTCAGTCACAAAGGTGGTGTACACATGTCACTTTGCACTACATATCTGCTTCAGTACAGAGAAAAAATGACTAAAGGAGTGTAAATAGCCAATACAAGGCTGATTTTGAATCTTCAATAATAAAGCTTTTGTACAGCGTCCCTGCAGTGCAGACATCACTGAATCCCATGTGGTTTTGTTTGCACTCAGGCGGGGGTTGGGACTCCCAGGGCTGGTCATCCAGCATGACCTCCAGCATGCAGCTGGCTCAGGAGTGCCTGAAAGACCCCCCAGAGGCGTCCGAAGAGCCGCCTGCCCAACTGGAGGGGCTTGAGATGTTTGCACAAACCATTGAGACGGGTGAATCAAAGTTGTGTGTCCTCACTTTGTAAACAAGCAATGGtgcaacatactgtagatacaACCAAATGTTCCCACAGTAAAGTTTGCACACTCTCACAATATAAATGGGATTAGCTGTATTTTAATTCTACATGAagtatgtttctgtttttcatctgtgtCTGTCAGACCCTGATGAAGACCTAGAATCGATATCTGttggtctgtttgtctgttaacTCGAAGATTAGATTAATAATTTTAGCTCACCTGGCGACAGAGAGCTTAAGTTTTCTTCCTATGACTCTCTTCATTATTCAACATCCAGCAAGACTTCTGTGATATTGTTTTTGACATTAGTGGGAATATTTGTCCAATGAGAAACCcagatgaacaaacaaacaactaagAAAATATGACTTGAGGGATCAGTGCTAACGAAAGTTTGCATGTctcatctctgtgtgtgcacagtccTTCGGCGTATTAAAGTCACCTTTATTGACACTATCGTCCGCATCGAGCACCAGCCCCTGGACCTGGAAACAGGCGTTGCCTTAGAGATGCACATCAAACGGTAGGTTTGAGCAAATTTTTCAACATTCACTTACTGAAGGatataaatatagtatattTTCCAGTGTAAGTCCTTAAGATTATTGctcttccttcatgtttttttgtatcttttatttgtttgttttttaattatatgtATGTCTCTTAAACCACAGTGTAGTGGTAAGTGTAGGATTTATACTGTACACTgtagtttattcatttcatcacattaatTGATAATCAAGACGTGTGCAATCAAAATTTTAACGACAGTGATTGTTGCTCTTATTGACtgaattttttctcttttggtatTTTTCTGTGACACTATTTAACCCTTTTAGTTTTCCTGGCTTATTGACAAAGCCTCTCAGGATGGCCGTGTTGATCTGGGGTCAGTGACCAGAAGGCTCTGTCATTTCAACAGCCTGATTCTTAACAGAACAACTGATCCGAGATTCCATGAGGCTTGTTTCACTGGTAGTAGTGATTATTAAAGCAGAAGCTTGTgctcctgctgtctctctgaTCAACTGCCCTTAAGCGATGGAGGCACTTGTGATGTAACTGTACTTCAGTGGTTCAGACCTTACAAAATATTAAGTGCTTCTTGTGCTGATCAGCATGTCACTGTGAGGTGTATTGATTTTTGAATAGTGGCGTAACTTCCACAAAtagtttgaaacagttttgtGCCCTAAATCAGTGTTACTAtgaaaaaaatgggggaaaaacgTTACCATAAACCAACGTTCTTGCTGTCACGATGCAGATTTGGATTCTGATCCATTTGCAGCAACTCCTTTCTAACGTCTCCACTTTTAACCCCATGTAATGAATTAACATTTTTGTACGCACTAAATGATGTGCGTTTTTTGTTTGCACGCTGTTGCTCCAGGCTGGAGTACTTTGACGAGGCGGTGCGAGATCCAGCCAGCCAGACTGCCGTGCCTGTCGACATCCACCAGCCACCTGCCTTCCTGCACAAGATCCTCCAGCTGAGCGCTGTTCAGCTGTTTTATGACAGCACCGGCACAGTGCAGGTGATGGACACCAGTCTGTCACTAAGGATTCTATTTCCTCCACACTTATCTATCCTAATTAATAATTTGACGATCTGTCTACTTGTGTACTAATGTGTTAAATTGACTTACTTGTCTTACCCATTTATTAACAGTGTTATGAATGATTGTaaactaaatacatttagaaaaggATGATGAGTCGATCTAATGGGGCTTTAAAGTTTCATGGTCTTATTATTGGATCAGGGGAAATCTCAGCCTCAGACTTTGATAAGTCAAATTATGAATCATAGTGATGTCCAAACAAGataattagattttcttttatacTATGTAACATCCCACAAGGTGTTATAGACaggttttaaataaaatactagTGTGTCACAATGGtgtaaaagcagaaaacaagcaaacatacttgtgttttgttttcataaacaaGCTTGGATGTTATTTCTCTTTAAAGAAGAATAAATGGCAATAGATTTTATGAAAGATACAATCCTGAGAGAATCGTAAGTTTTTGGTAACAAGAAATGCTCAAAGATTTTACTTCATTTTTCAGGGTTTTCCTGAGGAGAATCATCCAGATTCAGCAACAGCAAGTGAAGgactggaagaggaggaggaggaggaagaagaaggagaagaggaggaggaggaagatgaagaagatgaggaggaggaggaggaggaggaggaagatgagaaagcACCAAAGCCCCTGGCTGCCCCTCCCTATCCTCCGTCTCAGCCACTGCTCATAGGAAGCTGCTCCGGTTTCATTGAGACCACCGTCAAGATCAAACAGAATGAAATGCTGCCTGGAccaaaggtgtgtttgtgtgtgtgtgcgtgcccgtGTGTGCCGAAGGTTTAGTAAATGCATCTGTTCTCTCATATTGACTCTGTCGTTGTCTCTGTTCATCAGTTGGAGTTGGATGGGAAGGTGGGCTGTGTCCACATGCTGCTGGCTCCAGATCAAATAACCCACCTGACAGACCTGCTGGCAGCCCTCTGCATAGACATTGGTACACTAAAACACTCTTAAGAATCTGTTTTCACCCCAACTTGAATGGcaattagcattagcatgtGTTTGATAATATAATGGTGATTATGTCATCTTCCTTTTTGATTAAAAGATAGTGATTGGTCAGCTGAAAGCAAAAATCTGTCAAAGTATAGTCAGATTATAGAGATCTCTGTGATGCTAACATGAATACAGAGTAATCAAATAAACCTTCTGAGTAATTTTCTACACTCAAATAAAATTGCATTTCAGTGTTGAAGCAAGGACAAATACAAATTTCTCTATAATTGTGCTTATGTTGAATAAAAGTTACATTCTTGCTTAcatttttacatgcacaaacaaaatatgaccacaacaacaccaccactaTATTATTCATCACTTCTTATGTGTCTAGAAAATACGAGGGAATTGTGTGGCTACGAGCTTTAGCAATATATAAAGACAAACTGTTTCCCCAGTAGCTCAGAGCGAGACATTAGAATCACAGACATCTATTAATGCCTCATAAACATGTGTCCACACACTTGGTCTCCGTCTGGTTCGCTTCCTCGCATAACATGAATTtatttctctgtcctctccttcagAGTCAGAGACTAAGTGTGGTGGAGTGCAAGGCCGCCCGTTAGACTCAGACGACCTGCGCATGATTGAGGAAGACCTCAGTAAGCAACTTGGTTCCAGTCCCAGAGACGGGGATTGGGATGAAGAGCCTGACCTGGAGCCTTATGTCACTGGCCTGGAGAATGGAGgtacacaaaacaacaaatgtccaTTAATAATGTATCTGTCTGACATAAAACATAACCTCAGCAGGCCTCCTGAACGCATGGAGTTAGTTATAATGtcagacactgacatttttacttatacacatacatataaatagATCCTTTCATTTATTACTAATCAAGTCACAAGTTTAAAACAGCAAAcataattaatgaataaaacaaaatgaggtTTTATCAGATGGTAGATCAATATTTAACTATAACATTTcattgcaataaaaaaactgCCTGGACATGTAAGTTTGTTTCCTTTAGtgttaaatgaaatgaacacagattCGGacatcaatatgaaaatgatccTGCCTCTTCTTTCCTTGCGGCAATTTGCAGGTAATGAATAGATTGTAGTATGTACTGtaatttgtgcgtgtgtgtgtgtgtgtgtgtgtccatgtgtgtgtccgtgtgtccttGTTCCTGCAGATATGTTTTACTCTATGGGTCCTACTGGGATGAGCAGTAGCATGACATCTGTGCGCTCCGGCAGCGAGCTGTCAGACAGTGACATGGAGTCCTCTACACAGAGTCTTGCCAGCCTCACACAGCCTGCAGCACTGTCTGCAcaggtactgtgtgtgtgcgtacgtgtgcgTGTTGAAGCATTTACATGGCTGTTTTTGTGAGGCTAAAAGGccaggagaaaataaaagatgacaTCCCTGATTATTTCCCCCCCTTGTTTGTCTGGAGGTCAATGGTTAATGTGCAAATCAATATAAGAATTATctagtattattattaccaaAAATTAAGCTCTGTTATCTTGTCTTCTTTCTTACTTACATAGAGCAACAATCATAGAAATGGAAATTGTAAATGTACTCATTAAATCATaagcaattgtttttttccctgccagGGCCTTATGAACTGTCCCAGGAGATATCCTGTAGCGGGCTGTCTGTCGAGTGTACCGCAGGCCAGCAGCCGGACCAGAGGTAAAATCAGCAGTCTGCAGTGTAAAGTCTGTGAAAActacatttttccaaattatACTTAGTCAGACCTGCATGTTCCCACtttacagaaacatttttccttatgtttttctttttcagttttttctgagcTAAGTGTTATGAAATAAATCTGAGATTGCATCCTCTTCCTTGCAGGACGCTCACACAGCGGCCAGGCAGAGCAGATGAAGCCTGATGCTCTGTTGCGTCTGACGCTTGGCGGGCTCACCCTAAccctgctgcaggaggaccCGCCTGCTAGCACTGACAGAGCCTCGTCATTGGCTCAGGTGTCTCAGGTGTTCTTTCGGGAGTTGGCCTTCTTCAAAGACAGCATGTTCAGCGAGAGAGACTTCCACCATCTGAGAGGCGGCTTTGCCAAAGCCTGTCCACACTCTCATCTAAggtagaaaaacacagacatattttGTCCAGGCTGTCAGAATGTCTATTCTAATTGTGTGTCCaattctcattctcattctcgTGTCTCCTGTTGTCCTCTGTCCCAGACTGACGGGAGCAGCAGTGCAGGTCGTTTGTGAGACGCGAAGCGGAAGACGCCACAGCAGAGCCGTGACCTCTGACATTTCCTTCAGCAGACTGGAGCTGTTAGAATGCCTCTGGGAGGACGGAAGACCCCAGTACAGCGAGGTAGAAaatctctttgtctgtctgtgtgctctTAAACTGACTCTGGTGTTCACACTGTAAGACTGTAAAACTAAATTACAGCTTTGTGCCTGAGATTTTTTATTAGGCTCCTGACCTTAGGTCATCGTATTTTCATTGTAGCTATAATTGATTGCAGTAGCAGCAATAATTGATCACAGTACAAGATCATTGTAAGGTGTAGTTTCTCATTGTCTGAACACGGCAATCTCagctgttcattttttcttttggaacaAAATCTTATGTTTGACTGCCAGCATGAAATCACGATGAATGTCATGTTGCaggaacaaataaaacaatccCACAAAGGGGCTTCTTGCAGCCTGATAGTCATGGTGTATATCACACTCTTCACTGACTAACTGGGAGATTCTTGTTTAATGTCATAGCCTCTTTGctcttgtttcctgtctctctctctctcttgaaactgtcaaataaagTCACAGTccccaaaaataataaaaaacttcaTATGAATCATGTGATATGTGAAACGACTGATAACACTGAAGTTATTCTGCCACATGTTTGAGATTTAAAACTAGAAATGAAAGGGACCCAGATCAAAGATTAACATGTGAGATGATTATATCCCATATAACCAAACCTGTTGTCTGAAGGTAGTTTATGTTTGTTGTTCACTTATTAAGCTGATGAGAAAGACTtgtctctctttgcctctttcCAGTTGCTTCAGTTCCAGAAATCTGGTCTGTTCTCAATTGGAACTGCAGCCAGACCATGTGCCCAACTACACTATAGCCTCAGTGAAAAACACCTGCGTAAggtacacatttacacacacacacacacacacacacacacacacacacacacacacacacacacacacacacacacacacacactaactgagTGAAAAGAGCAaccaactttttaaaatgttgtcttaTGATTAGGTATTGGAAAGATTtatcaggaaaatatttacCCTTGTGAAGTATTGATTATTTCTACAAAATATTATGTACAGCACAAAGTATCATTATATGGTGTATGTCCTCCATCATCTTGGTTTTGAGGATGATCTGAtgatcatttgtgtgtgtgtgtgtgtgtgtgtgtgtgtgtgtgtgtgtgtgtgtgtgtgtgtgtgtgtgtgtgtgtgtgtgtgtgtgtgtgtgtgtgtgtgtgtgtgtgtgtgtgtgtgtgtgtgtgtgtgtgtgtgtgtgtgtgtttgtgtgtgtgtgtgtgtgtgtgtgtctgggtgggtgggtgtgtgtgtgtgtgtgtacgcatgtacgcatgtgtgtgtgtgtacgcgtgtttgtgtgtacgtgtgtgtgcgatgTCAGGGTAAACAGCGGGTGGTGCGTCGGGAAAGCGTGGTGCGGGTGGAGCTGGCAGAGCTGACTGCTGAGCTGGACCTGGACATCCTCAGTCGCCTGGGTAACCTGACTAAAGCCTTCAGCCACTGTCCCACACAGACTACTGGACCGGGACTCGCTCAGGTGGGAGCCCACAGACATTAATCCCATCGTCTAAGAAACATTGAATGTTACATGTGCTGAATACAAACAGAACCTCCAAACAGATCAGAAAATACATTGAACAGTGACCAGCACTCTCTTAAAGTTTGCAGTTAGTCACATTTAAAGCAGTGGAAGTGAATTTTATGGGTTAGGGCTGGCCTATGGTTAGGCCAGCCCTAACCATAAGTCAAGCTCATCGGTGGTCACACTACAGGTGTGACTGTCTTTATCCCCTAAAATCCATGTTGTGATAACTTTTCTTTTGATATACAAATTCCAATGTATTTCTCACTTCCTTCTCTCTTAGACCCAGAGCAGTGAGCTGTGCTCCtgcttcaccctcctctccccacaCGCGGTCCTCAGGCTTCGTTTCCCCATACCTGACCTGCGGCCCCTCCCAAAGCGTCGGCCTCCAACTCAGAGGGCAGTGCGGCAGGAAATCTTGGTGctggagctgatggagctggAACTGAAACACCAGGAGGCACCGGACCTCCAGGGTGGCCAGACCATCCCTGGGCAGCCGTGGGCTCCATGCCTCACCCAGCTCCTAGAGGCCTCCTTCACTGACCTGCATGGTGGGAACAAGCATTTATCACTAGTTGTTTGACTGATGATGCATGAAAGGACAGCCACAGTAAACTGACCAATGCCTGTCTTTTGTTTATCCGGGATTTTATTAGTAAATATATTCAAAACAAGCTTTAAGAACAACAACTAATATCAGAGTCAGACAACACAATATCAGCCAAACTATAGCCCAACTCTTAAGACATTGAGCGTCAGGTGGAGACTAGAGGCAGATAATTATTCACGTCATAATAAAAATGTCTCCGTCGAAGAATACGAAGAATCAAAGAATACTATTCCATTTATAGTGAAATAATTtattaaatgtgtatatacCACTTATAAATTATACATTTGGAGATTTTACCGTAAGTGAACTGCAGAGCAGAGAACTGATGTGATGTGTCTCACCAGGGTCGTTTGAGGGATGGGAGGGTGGCTCTTTCCCCTGTATCAGAGTGAAGAAGAATCGTGACTCTCTCCCCAGGTCAGTAGTGGTGATCATGATgcatatttcatgaaaaaatgtttaGGTAGAAATCAATACTAAATCTCTCGAAGAAACAGTTGGTGTTTCTGCTTCTAATCTTATACATGATTGCTCATCAAATCAGACAGATAATATTGTCATAATCTACTCAAACCAGTATCACGTTTTCATGTTTCTGTGAGCAGGAtatctgtgcatgtgcgtgGAGGTGATGCTCAGGGCCCGACAGCAGGTCTGAGTGGGACGAACATGGGCCTCATCAGGGACCTGGGGGCCGCCTTCTTTGAAAGTCACTGTGAACTCAACGACAAAACCAGCTCTCCGTTCTCCTCCAACCGCACCATGTTTGAGACGGAGGAGGTGGGcccacacaaaaatatttacatctcATGTGCCAGCCATCTTATCAACATTGCCAACCTAAATTATTTTtgctgtcctctcctccttcctcgttTAAGATGGTGATTCCAGCCGACCCTGAGGAGATGCGTCAGTTTCAGGCGCAGTGTGTCGCTCAGTGTCAGTGTGCTGTGGACATCAACCTGCCTCTGGCCTACATTCTCCTACCCAGCAAACAGGCCTTCCAGAGCATCTACAACAGGTATTTCAAGtgtagcgagagagagagagagatttctttCTTCCAAACTCACATTATCCAGGGATCACGCCAAAAGTTGGGAAATGCTTCAGTAGAATGTCTCCAACacaatttgatattttgttatttacaaaatgttattgttcTCCAAGTTCATTCAGGGTCAAATTTACTCAAATCCTGCATCAGAAGTAACAATAGTTTTCTTCTCCGACGTCTTTCTCCAAAAGGATCAACAATGATCTGTTGATGTGGGagccgcctccccctcctctcccctcagctCGTAGCCCCGACCACAGCCGCCATCGTCGCGACGAGTTTCAGCTCTGCAAGTCGGCCTTCAGACTGGGTGGGTTTGACATGTAGATCTGATTGACATCGAAGCAAACAGCCTGCCcaaacatattttattaatcAAGCAAGTTTAAATGAGTTTTGTTTCTCCATTGTTCAGTGAAATTAAACAGTTAacgtttgttttcatctgttttgcCGTCATAGACTCTGATTCAGAGGAGGATGAGCCTCCGTTCTACTTGGCATGTGAATCAGATGGAAAGACACTGCAGTCGGCTCCCCGCCCAAACCACAACCTcagtctcctctccctcactgtgATTATCGGCAAAGGACGCCTTCAAGCCAGAACAGACAGGAAGGTGAGCCTGGTGGCTGCTCATCATAGTATCAGAGGGACAATGAATTTAAGGAAGGCACTGATCAGGGTTCACTGTAACAGGGCTTAAATATgttgtctgttcatctgttatGTTGGGTTGTTCATTCAAAATTTAAAGTTCATGTACTTGTATTTATTGCATATCATTAATTCAGGAGGACCAGAGTCATGGGGAGATCATACTCGACCTGGAAGGAGGGAAGATATTCAGTGTTGCGCAGCACCAGGATGACCCTAATCTCAATTTCCTGTGTCTGGAGAGCAGACGAGTGGAGCTCTACCACAAAGGTTCACATTGTCATGTTGTCAAAAATTTAATTGcgacataattattattttcctctttggATTATGTTGAAGTACATTATTACTAAGTAAAGAATATATTGTATCTTCATCAAGCACATTTTCCCTCCACACCACTGCAGCAGTGGTAACAGACACCCCCATCCCACAGCGATTGGAGATACCAAGCTTCGCTCCCCCAAAACACTTGGACCCTACCATCTATCCCACAGAGGTGGGTGTGAGCAGCGTGAGCGGCAGGGAGGGGGATCTACAGATGTTATCCACAGCCATCAAAGTCACACTGGACCTACAGAGGAACGTCAAGGTATGTCCTCATTGTGTGCCTGATCTTGGTGTCGTTGcatgttttgaaatgatttgtaatatttgttttctgtgtttcattGTAGGAGTTCCTTGTTGCCCTTCGACTTCAAGGTGCCACCATGCGACATTACATGGCACAGAGCAGTCAGAGC from Scophthalmus maximus strain ysfricsl-2021 chromosome 9, ASM2237912v1, whole genome shotgun sequence encodes:
- the atg2a gene encoding autophagy-related protein 2 homolog A isoform X1 encodes the protein MSRWLFPWSGSIKKRACRYLLQHYLGHFLQERLSLDQLGLDLYNGSGVIKEINLDVWAINELLESLGAPLEIVDGFVSSITVTIPWQALLTDHCTLEVTGLQITCRPKYRTSGGWDSQGWSSSMTSSMQLAQECLKDPPEASEEPPAQLEGLEMFAQTIETVLRRIKVTFIDTIVRIEHQPLDLETGVALEMHIKRLEYFDEAVRDPASQTAVPVDIHQPPAFLHKILQLSAVQLFYDSTGTVQGFPEENHPDSATASEGLEEEEEEEEEGEEEEEEDEEDEEEEEEEEEDEKAPKPLAAPPYPPSQPLLIGSCSGFIETTVKIKQNEMLPGPKLELDGKVGCVHMLLAPDQITHLTDLLAALCIDIESETKCGGVQGRPLDSDDLRMIEEDLSKQLGSSPRDGDWDEEPDLEPYVTGLENGDMFYSMGPTGMSSSMTSVRSGSELSDSDMESSTQSLASLTQPAALSAQGLMNCPRRYPVAGCLSSVPQASSRTRGRSHSGQAEQMKPDALLRLTLGGLTLTLLQEDPPASTDRASSLAQVSQVFFRELAFFKDSMFSERDFHHLRGGFAKACPHSHLRLTGAAVQVVCETRSGRRHSRAVTSDISFSRLELLECLWEDGRPQYSELLQFQKSGLFSIGTAARPCAQLHYSLSEKHLRKGKQRVVRRESVVRVELAELTAELDLDILSRLGNLTKAFSHCPTQTTGPGLAQTQSSELCSCFTLLSPHAVLRLRFPIPDLRPLPKRRPPTQRAVRQEILVLELMELELKHQEAPDLQGGQTIPGQPWAPCLTQLLEASFTDLHGSFEGWEGGSFPCIRVKKNRDSLPRISVHVRGGDAQGPTAGLSGTNMGLIRDLGAAFFESHCELNDKTSSPFSSNRTMFETEEMVIPADPEEMRQFQAQCVAQCQCAVDINLPLAYILLPSKQAFQSIYNRINNDLLMWEPPPPPLPSARSPDHSRHRRDEFQLCKSAFRLDSDSEEDEPPFYLACESDGKTLQSAPRPNHNLSLLSLTVIIGKGRLQARTDRKEDQSHGEIILDLEGGKIFSVAQHQDDPNLNFLCLESRRVELYHKAVVTDTPIPQRLEIPSFAPPKHLDPTIYPTEVGVSSVSGREGDLQMLSTAIKVTLDLQRNVKEFLVALRLQGATMRHYMAQSSQSWHEQLVDFLDVIDDPILGYTAPAVITVLHTHLTTCAVDYRPLYLPLRVLFTAESFSLSSNIIVDTATFHLRFILDDSALYLSDKCETDTVDLRRDYVCVLDIDLLELAITTWKGSDTGKLTQPLFELRCSNNVVHLHTCADSCAALVNMLQYLVSQGDLHPPPRHASPTEIAGQKLPLSECPASVLPCPPAETAEINQYDLADALIDTEKSHREESLDPGSPSMRRGSPVSVYLFPGEAPKRSPSVLQEEEEEDSELDGLVATATEAQADVMSEEGSDGSTDNDDFCILEAPGMGIPPRDGEPVVTVLSQGPIRVKDSHFSRPRGSSDLLRAPSRFPVPQSRVVLREISVVWHLYGGKDFGGKPMSIHAQQANRGRSVPAGVRMSPSRSVGASRPQNSWRWAGGSGRQHTLLMEIQLTKVSFQHESYPLAVAGPDGEGSVAAIVGVGPGSEQPLSRQVFIVQELEVRDRLASSQMNKFLYLHTSESMPRRAHSNMLTMKALQLCPESGLGGPECCLRVSLLPLRLNIDQDALFFLKDYFSNLASSVNPYLPVDPATEVKADPSQKVSDEAEVAAGLGPDLTASVETTYSEQSSSSAGSSSSSDQPIYFREFRFTSEVPIWLDYHGKHVVIEQGTFAGILIGLAQLNCSELKLKRLCCRHGLLGVDKVIQYAVTEWLTDIRKNQLPGILGGVGPMHSVVQLFHGVRDLFWLPIEQYRKDGRIIRGLQRGAASFGTSTASAALELSNRLVQAIQATAETVYDILSPTPPLNRFTITEGRATSSRPRRAAQPADLREGVAKAYDTVREGVIDTAQTLCDVASRGHEQKGLPGAVGGVLRQIPPTVVRPLIVASEATSNLLGGMRNQIKPDARKEDFLKWRTEDGQE